Below is a window of Tachysurus fulvidraco isolate hzauxx_2018 chromosome 11, HZAU_PFXX_2.0, whole genome shotgun sequence DNA.
TATATTCCACATCCTAACTTACACCCCACGTCCtgaatatcaataaaaaaattttttgcttCATTCCTGCTGGCCTGTAGCTGTGGAATAGCCGGTTTCTGAACCAGATTTGGCAAACAGGAGTGCATTGGAAAAATGccaccattttatttaccatttcATTCACCATTTCAGTTCATGTTTTACATGTAGCATGGCTATAGCTTACCTGTAGCAACAAGACACAGTATAAATGCCCAAgtcaaaaaatgtatattaaattatacataaaTGATTATAAGAATTCTTATATCTTAAAAAGGGGGGCacggttgcttagtggttagcacgtttgcctcacacctccaggatctggggttcgattcctgcttccgccttgtgtgtgtggagtttgcatgttctccccgtgcctcgggggtttcctccgggtactctggtttcctcccccggtccaaagacatgcatggtaggttgattggcatctctggaaaaattgtccgtagtgtgtgtgtgtgagtgaatgagagtgtgtgtgtgtcctgcgatgggttagtactccgtccagggtgtatcctaccttgatgcccgatgacgcctgagataggcacaggctctccgtgacccgagaagtttggataagcggtagaaaatgaatgaataaactaatACCACTGGGCACAAGCCAATTAAATTATATCCTGTTTAATATTGAGCCAGGTGATAAAACATAAATTAAagatgttttaattaatttaaagatGTATAAAATACTGCCATTTTTATATATCAATTGGTTGATGATTAACAGGTTTCAAAGCTTCTTTAAAaagtgaatgaataataaactcAAATAACATAATCTATTAGATAACACAAGTGGATCTGTGGAAATAAACAACTAACACagctttttttattgaattagttttttttttatttcaattgttCATTCTTTTAATGGTAAAGGTTATTACAATGCAGCTGGTTGTAAGAGTAATTTATAACCCCAAAGACCAGGCCAGATGTGACATAGACATTTTCAAAAGATAGACATTTTCATCTGGGTCACATAGGATCCCGTGTTTCTGAATCCGTAGTCTTCTAATCAGATGGATGCTGCTtaactaaacaaaaaagcacttcccctgtaaccaatcagaagaGCGCTGCATTCTTAGCCAATCAGAAGTGCACTGCTTCCTTAGCCAATCAGAATAGTGATGTTTCATAGCCAGTCTTTTAAGCTCTGTGTATAATTTGGTGTAAATTTACAATTTGTcaaactgtgatttttttaaatgtcttaaattGTTATGGTTCAAAtcaaaagaattttttttttcaacttgtTTTTGTGTCAATATGAGGATCATGTAAATTGCATTCATTTGGGGTTATAATTTAGAGTTAACTAACTGGTTGGGCTTTCTTAGTTGGATCTTTTCCCAGAGGTAGTAATAACTTGCTTTACCATTCGCCAGACCCTTTTGAAGAAGTCATGTTTAGGCTTCTGCCTCCTTCGTTTTCGACCTTTGTttcaaaatgaagaagaaaaaaacgacAAAAATCAGTTCAGCTGAATAAAATGGGTTTCTAGAGCTAGGAATCAGTGTAATAAAATGATGTATGCAGTATTTTCTTTTACTCACCACCTGGAGTATTTCCCATCTCTTTTGTATATAGAGAGTGTACATCACTGGTTTCTTCTTCAATGATGCAGACTCTCACTATTTCAGTGATCAGATCCATGATCATCCCAACATTCTCGGGTGAAACAGTCGGTGCTGACAAGTCAGAAAGGTCCCCGCTTTCTATCTTGCTCTGTATTCCCTGTAGAGTTTCGTAGAGagctgtctttgtctctaaatGTAAATGGCTTGCAAGTTTTGTAAGAGGGTTATTGCTGTCAGTTAGACTTTCAACTGATCCATCCAGTTCCCCCGTTAAAGCATTAGAGGATGAGGCTGACCCCATGGAGGACTTGTCTGATTTCTGCTGAGAGAACAGTGCCTCTTTCTCAGTGATCACTACTGAAACTCTGTCCAGTGCAGATTTCACAATATCTTTAGTAAGATTGTTTGGTAAGGAGAGGCTCTCAGATGTGTCTGATGACAGGTCACTTGGACCCTCGTGAGCATGCTGATCACCAAACTGTGAAGTTTGCAAAGCTGTAGGCTGTAGCTCATCTCTAAAGGACATTTTCTGTTGAATGTCATACTGAACCAACTCCTCCACCATGTTCTTCACAAGGTCCTTCACCATCGCCTCTGATAACAAAGCATTCATGGGGATTTTAGACTCATGTTTTTCAGTCTCAGTCTCCAAAACTTGAGTGCTCCCATGTACCTCAGTCTGGGACAGAAATGAAATCACCTTATCCATGGTGATTTTCGAGACGTCCCTACTGACATGAGTATGAACAGACGAAGACTCAACCTGTGAAGTTGAGGCTTGGGCAACGGAATCATCCAAAGTAACCACCTCTATGTCCTTCTCTAGTTCAAAGTCATCCACAGGATGATTTTTGCTATCTTCAGTATCCAACATGAAGCAAGGTGCTGATATTTCAGTTACAATCCTATTCAACTCCTCCAACACTGCTGTTTGAACCTCATCTTTGGGGCTTTCAGAACTCGGTGATGACAAGAGAGATATAGACCGGATGCTGGTCAAAGGACCTTTTTTTGGTGTAGAATCAAAAATAGATGAAATTTCATCCTgtttaagaaagaaataataataaaaaaaaacagttcaaaagaatttttttacttttcactgaAAGCCTTTTAGGCACTACATTCAATGGTTTGTAATTTGTAATTCTCAGATGTTTTACAATTACAGTCCTGAAGATCTGCATCTATCTTTATTGTGTCATAAAACTACACCATTACCATCACATTTGCAGATTCCCCAGGTGACTCACTGGAGATCCTAAAACATGgaaaaacacatcaaacacagGGGATTAGTACATGTCAAGGAAgaattaatttactttaaatgtgTTCGATTTGAGTAAAGTACTTACTTATTAATTATTCCAACTGATCCAACAGAGACTCTGGGGTGAGGAAATGCTAGGGACGACTCATCCTTTTCCTCTTGTACAGTTTGGAGTACAGGAGGTGGTAAAGACCGGGAGGTAGAGTCGACCTTTGAAGTCAATTCAGTTCTCACAGGCTTTTTCAATGGTTTCTGAATCAGGGTGAAAGTTTCATGCAGagtattttacagttaaatctGAAACACTGAGACCTCAAATCATCAAGTAATAATTAAGTCGGTTACTGATTCATTGAGATTAGCTAACCTTAGAAAGCCTAACGTTTCTATCCTGAAATCTGCGTTCCAGTCGGAGTTCTCGTACCACTTCCTTCCACATTTTTTCCAGCTGGAGATGCTGCCTTACCTTCCACAACTGAGGAAACAGTTTTTAgttcaaaatgaaatgtttggGAATTTGTAGTCAAAGCTACATCTATTcctgtattatattttaaaaggtCTATATTTACCACTTCATCATAATATGGATTACTTCCAGCttcaatg
It encodes the following:
- the LOC113637909 gene encoding uncharacterized protein LOC113637909, coding for MSGRNKREKKNGLKKKPPKTYSRGELGESIFESSPDFNLDDPDMKLMNMEYNSLHDPHLKLFFNQRGKKQHLKKLGLITHDNKVLCTLKEFRDYMRYREAFHLSCEKYLLEKQKYLLKHFMMLKQKGEMPETISVSDMINWLINKGMGTFRKMYKQNIEAGSNPYYDEVLWKVRQHLQLEKMWKEVVRELRLERRFQDRNVRLSKKPLKKPVRTELTSKVDSTSRSLPPPVLQTVQEEKDESSLAFPHPRVSVGSVGIINKISSESPGESANVMDEISSIFDSTPKKGPLTSIRSISLLSSPSSESPKDEVQTAVLEELNRIVTEISAPCFMLDTEDSKNHPVDDFELEKDIEVVTLDDSVAQASTSQVESSSVHTHVSRDVSKITMDKVISFLSQTEVHGSTQVLETETEKHESKIPMNALLSEAMVKDLVKNMVEELVQYDIQQKMSFRDELQPTALQTSQFGDQHAHEGPSDLSSDTSESLSLPNNLTKDIVKSALDRVSVVITEKEALFSQQKSDKSSMGSASSSNALTGELDGSVESLTDSNNPLTKLASHLHLETKTALYETLQGIQSKIESGDLSDLSAPTVSPENVGMIMDLITEIVRVCIIEEETSDVHSLYTKEMGNTPGGRKRRRQKPKHDFFKRVWRMVKQVITTSGKRSN